Genomic DNA from Deltaproteobacteria bacterium:
CTGCAGGTTCTGCGTCCGCTCCCCCAGCACCTCCTGCACGGTGATGTCGAAGCGGTAGCCGTCCTCCACCGACTCGCTCCACGACCCCTCGGAAAGGTCGCTCCGCAAGAGGACCTCCCGCATCTTCGCCTCGCCCCGCATGGATGCGAGGATGTAATCCTCGGAGGAGGAGAGGGCGCGGAGGTTGGCCGAGTAGAGCTGGATGACGACGGCTATGGCGATTCCCAGGATCGAGATGGCGACGAGGGTCTCAAAGAGGGTGAACCCGCCGCTTGACCGTATGTGCCTGAAGGCCCTCATCGCAGGAATACCGAACCGACGATCGGGTCGAGGTAGATGCGGGTGCTCCTCTCCCCGTAGGAGAGGGTGATCGTTGCGCCCGGCGAGTTCCCCGCCGGATAGAAGAAGATCCGGTAGGTGCCGGAGTCGATCTCGCCCGCGAAGGGGTCGGCCACGGTGATCCTCACGCTGCGGGGGATGGAGGCCTTCTTCATTCCGCCGATCCAGTACTGGTTGCTGTCCAGGTCGAGGGTGAAGACCTTCGTCTTGCCCGTGCTCCTTGCAAGGGAGCGCGCGTAGCGGAGCACGGTCTTCACGTCGCCGATGGCCGACGTGACCCCCGTTTTCGCCAGGGAGTGCGCGAAAAAGGTCGTCGTGAGCCCCGTGATCAGGCCGATCAGGGCGAGCACGATGATGATTTCGATGAGCGTGAAGCCTCTTTTTCCCTTCACCTTGCCTCCCCGCGCGTCCCTAAAAGGGGACCTCCAGTATGCTGAACACGGCCATGAACATGGCCACGGCGATGAAGCCGATGACGAGCCCCGTTGCCAGGATCATGGCCGGCTCGAAGAGGCTCATGAACCTCTTGACGGCGGTCTTCAGGCTTTTCTCGTAGGTGGCGGCGATCTTCAAGAGCATCTCGTCGAGCTGGCCCGTCTCCTCGCCCACCCTGATCAGGGAGAGGGCGAGGGGAGGAAAGAAGAGCGCCTCCGTCAGCGGGTCGGCCATGCCCCTGCCCTCCTTGACGCCCCTGGGCACGTTCTCGAGCGCCGCCGATATCACCCGGTTGCCGATCACCTCGCGCGCCCCGGAGAGGGCCTCCATCATGGGGACGCCGCTGCGCAGGAGGGTCCCCAGGGTCCTGCAGAAGCGCGCCGTCTCCAGCTTCACGATGATGTCCGCCATCAGCTTCAGCTTCAGCGCGTCGAAGCGGCGGCGCCCCTCCTCTGTTCTCACGTACCGCCTGAACAGGAACGCCCCCGCTGCGATGATGAGCAGGCCGACCCACCAGAAGGATTTTATCAGGCCGCTCACGGCCAGAAGGATGCGCGTCGGCAGGGGAAGGAGTTCCCCCAGCTCCTCGAAGATGACGCTGAACTTCGGCAGGACGTAGGTGAGCAGGAGGATGATCGACACGCCGCTGGTAACGAGCAAAAGGGCGGGGTATATCAGGGAGGTAACCACGAAGTCCTTGAGCTCCTTCGCCGTCTCCAGGAACTCGTTGAGCGTGGCAAGGACCAGGTCGAGCACGCCGCCCGACTCCCCCGCCTTCACCATGCTCACGTAGAGCTTCGGGAAGACCTTCGGGTGTTTTCTCAACGCGTCGGAGAAGGAGCTCCCCCCGCGGATCGACTTCAAGAGCGACTGCCCCGTTTTCTTCATCACCCGGTTTTCGATCACGCTGTTCAGGATGGTCAGGCTCCGGTCCAGGGGCAGGCCGGCGTTCAGGAGGGCCGAGAGCTCGGCCGTGAAGGTGAGGATGTCGCCCCGGGCCCGGCGCAGGGTGATCTTTTTTTTCACCTGCTCTTCCGGGGAGGTAATTTTGAGGGGGATGAGGCCGCTGCTCTTCAGGCGCTCTGCCGCGCTCCTCTCGTCCACCGCCTCGATGAAGCCGTCGCGGATCTCCCCTTCCCTGGATGTTGCCCTGTAGGAGAAGAGCGCCACCGGTTACTCCTGGGTAACCCTGAGGATTTCGCTGACCGTCGTCATGCCGCGCCTGACCTTGTCGATCCCGTCCTCCATCAGGGTCTTCATCCCCTGCTGCCGCGCAACGTCCCGGATCTCCCGGGAGTCGGCGTTTTTCAGTATCAGCTTCCGGATTTCGTCGGTGACCAGCAGGAGCTCGAAGATTCCCGCGCGGCCGTAAAAACCCGTGTGGGAGCAGTGTTCGCAGCCGGCCCCCTGGTAGACGGGGAAACTCTCGCCCCGGTCAAACCCCAGGAGGGCGAGCTCGGCGTGGACCTCCCGGGACTCCTCCTTCACCTTGCAGTTGGGGCAGATGACCCGGATGAGCCGCTGGGCGAGGATGCCCCTTACGATCGTGGCGATGAGGTAGCTCTCGACCCCCATGTCGACGAGGCGCGTGATGGCGCCGGGGGCGTCGTTGGTGTGGAGGGTGGAGAAGACCATGTGTCCCGTGAGGGCGGACTGCACGGCGATTTCCGCCGTTTCCAGGTCCCTGACCTCGCCGATCAGGATGACGTCCGGGTCCTGCCGCACGATATGCCGGAGAATGTTGGCGAAGCCCAGGTCGATCTTTGGCTGCACCTGGATCTGGTTGATCCCCTTGAGCTGGTACTCGACAGGGTCCTCGACGGTGATGATCTTCTTGTCGGGAGAGTTGATCTTTTCCAGGGCGGCGTAGAGCGTCGTGGTCTTTCCGCTCCCGGTGGGCCCCGTTACGAGCACTATCCCGTTCGGCCTGGCGATGAGGGCCTTGAAATCGGGGAGCCTCTCCGCGGAGAAGCCCAGGACGTCGAGGTCGATC
This window encodes:
- a CDS encoding type II secretion system protein GspF, translated to MALFSYRATSREGEIRDGFIEAVDERSAAERLKSSGLIPLKITSPEEQVKKKITLRRARGDILTFTAELSALLNAGLPLDRSLTILNSVIENRVMKKTGQSLLKSIRGGSSFSDALRKHPKVFPKLYVSMVKAGESGGVLDLVLATLNEFLETAKELKDFVVTSLIYPALLLVTSGVSIILLLTYVLPKFSVIFEELGELLPLPTRILLAVSGLIKSFWWVGLLIIAAGAFLFRRYVRTEEGRRRFDALKLKLMADIIVKLETARFCRTLGTLLRSGVPMMEALSGAREVIGNRVISAALENVPRGVKEGRGMADPLTEALFFPPLALSLIRVGEETGQLDEMLLKIAATYEKSLKTAVKRFMSLFEPAMILATGLVIGFIAVAMFMAVFSILEVPF
- a CDS encoding prepilin-type N-terminal cleavage/methylation domain-containing protein; translated protein: MKGKRGFTLIEIIIVLALIGLITGLTTTFFAHSLAKTGVTSAIGDVKTVLRYARSLARSTGKTKVFTLDLDSNQYWIGGMKKASIPRSVRITVADPFAGEIDSGTYRIFFYPAGNSPGATITLSYGERSTRIYLDPIVGSVFLR
- the gspE gene encoding type II secretion system ATPase GspE, with the protein product MYGKIEHLSPEELPKVPAAIKGISPRFIREHRIIPIEVGDSVVKVVLPDPPDRMTIDALNVAISQDLVVYVTDAEAVTAYIEKFYSQDLRDIDKIIEEIDHPESESHIREEEDVEHLMDLASEAPIIKLVNTLIMKAIESRASDIHVEPFDDEVKVRYRIDGVLHQVESLPKKLQPAIVSRIKLTSRINIAERRLPQDGGMRIRAGDKEIDFRVSTIPVQHGESIVVRILDREGIKIDLDVLGFSAERLPDFKALIARPNGIVLVTGPTGSGKTTTLYAALEKINSPDKKIITVEDPVEYQLKGINQIQVQPKIDLGFANILRHIVRQDPDVILIGEVRDLETAEIAVQSALTGHMVFSTLHTNDAPGAITRLVDMGVESYLIATIVRGILAQRLIRVICPNCKVKEESREVHAELALLGFDRGESFPVYQGAGCEHCSHTGFYGRAGIFELLLVTDEIRKLILKNADSREIRDVARQQGMKTLMEDGIDKVRRGMTTVSEILRVTQE
- a CDS encoding prepilin-type N-terminal cleavage/methylation domain-containing protein, with product MRAFRHIRSSGGFTLFETLVAISILGIAIAVVIQLYSANLRALSSSEDYILASMRGEAKMREVLLRSDLSEGSWSESVEDGYRFDITVQEVLGERTQNLQIKMLQVSLSVTWSRGTREKSIRMSTMNVVPRGT